The DNA sequence GTTCAGCAGCCAGATGTAGGTGGCGATGCCGGTGTTGTAGAACATGTCGGTCGGCAGGCCGACGATGGCCTCGACCATGTCGTGCTGCAGCAGGTAGCGGCGGATCTCGGACTCGCCGCTGCCGGCGCCGCCGGTGAACAGCGGCGAGCCGTTGAGGACGATGCCGATGCGCGAGCCACCCTCGCGCGGGTCGCGCATCTTGCTGACCAGGTGCAGCAGGAACAGCAGCGAGCCGTCGGACACGCGCGGCAGGCCGGGGCCGAAGCGGCCGTTGAAGCCCTGGTGCTGGTGCTCGTCGGTCACCTGCTTCTGGACCTTCTTCCACTCGACGCCGAACGGCGGATTGGCGAGCATATAGTCGAAGTGCTCGCCCGCGTGCTGGTCGTCGGAGAGGGTATTGCCGAGCCTGATGTTCTCGACCCTCTGGTCCTTGATCAGCATGTCGGCCTTGCAGATGGCGTAGGACTCGGGGTTCAGTTCCTGCCCGTGCAGCGACACGCTGACGTCCTGACTGATTTGCTGGATGTACTCGTCGCTCTCGGAGAGAAAGCCGCCGGTGCCAGCGGCCGGATCGTACACGGTGACGATGCCGTGCGGCTTGAGCTTGTGATCCTGCCCGGTGAGTACCAGCGAGGTGGTCAGGTGCACCACGTCGCGCGGGGTGAAGTGTTCGCCGGCGGTTTCGTTCGAGCTTTCCGCAAACTTGCGGATCAGTTCCTCGAACACCAGCCCCATGCCGAAGTTGGACAGCCGCGCCGGGCGCAGGTCGATCGCGGCGAAGCGCTGCACGACCTGGTACAGCAGGTTGTTGCTGGCGAGCTGCTCGACGTAGTCCTCGAAATGGAAGTGGTCGAAGATCTCGCGCGCATGGCTGCTGAACGACTCGATGTAGCTCATCAGGTCTTCGCCCGGCTGCGTATCCGACAGGCTGGCCAGCGACAGCGGCGATGTATTGAAGAACGGCTGATCGGCCGCGCGCAGCAACAGCAACTCGCGCAGGGAATCCGACTTGCCTGCATGCTCCCGGGCTTCCGCGAGCACTGCGTCCTTGGTCGGTTCCAGCACGCACTCAAGCCGCCGCAGCAGCGTGAACGGCAGGATCACCCGCCCGTACTGCGACTGCTTGAAGTCCCCCCGCAGCAGATCGGCCACCGACCAGATCCACGCCGCGGTCTCCGAATGGTTCTCCGTGTTCACGCCCTGCTCCCCTGTTCGTTCTTCACTGTGCCCAAACCACGAACCCGCGACGCACTACCTCGTCGCCGTTCAGGCTCCGAGGTGGGCGGTCCTTTCCAGACGTTTTCCGAAGCGAGTCGAAACCCAGGCCTTGCAGGCCTGCCTCGGGGCGACACTGGCCACCGCGGGTGCCACCGCGCCTGGCGTGCCCCCGTCGCGCCTCGGAACGGCCGGTTGACCCTGCGCGGGCGTTACCGTCCCGATGCGGCGAGGGTCCAACGGGCCGACGGCGACGTTTCCGGCCCGACCGTTGGCGGGGCACCAACCGCCCCCGCTACGGCCGGAAACCCCGGATCAGCGGCTGGAAGGCGGCAGGCGCGCCCCCGCCGGCGCCAAGCGGTTCGAGACCGGTGCCGGACCTGACGTAGTACCGCGGTGCGCCGAAGTCCTCGCCGGCCGGAAGGTAACCCGGCGATCCATCGCGGGCATCGGGCACCCATCGACCACATTCATCAACGTGAAAGTCACGGCCTGTCTCGTGTCCCTGGCGACCCGTAGGGCGGAATAGCGCAGCGTCATCCGCCACATGGCGTCCGTGCTGCCCGGGGCCAGCGGCCGCCCTGGCGCCGGATGGCGGATGACGGCCTTCGGCCTTTTCCGCCCTACCCCTCTGGCCGCAAGCCCGGCGATCCATCGCGGGCACCCCTCGACCGCATCAGCGCAGGAACAGGGAGTACGCCGGGTTGTCGGACTCGTCCCACCACGCATACCCCAGCTCGTCCAGGAAGCGCCGGAAGCGTTCGCCGTCGGCTTCGGGCACCTGCATGCCGACCAGCACGCGGCCATAGGCGGCACCGTGGTTGCGGTAATGGAACAGGCTGATGTTCCAGTTCGCACCCATCCGGGTCAGGAAGTTCAGCAATGCCCCAGGGCGCTCCGGAAATTCGAAACGGTACAGCGTCTCGTTGTCCACATGGCTGGCGTGGCCGCCGACCATGTGCCGCAGGTGCAGCTTCGCGACTTCGTTGTCGGTCATGTCGAGGATCGGGTAGCCATCCGCGCGCAGCCGGTCCAACACCTCCTGTTTCTCGGCGTCTCCGCGCTCCAGCTTCAGGCCGACGAACACCTGCGCCTCGTTGTCGTCGGAATAACGGTAGTTGAACTCGGTAATGCCGCGCCGGCCGATCGCCTTGCAGAATCGGCGGAAGCTGCCCGGCCTTTCGGGAATGGTGACCGCAAACACGGCCTCGCGATGCTCGCCGATCTCGGCCCGCTCTGCCACGTGGCGCAGGCGGTCGAAGTTGATGTTCGCACCGCTCAGCACCGCCGCGAGCCGCGCGTCCTTCAGTCCTTCCCGCTCGACGTATTTCTTCAGGCCGGCGACGGACAATGCCCCGGCCGGCTCCGCGAGCACGCGGGTATCATCGAACACGTCCTTGATCGCCGCGCAGATCTCGTCGGTGTCGACCAGCAGAACCTCGTCCACGTGCTCGCGTGCCAGCCGGAAGGTTTCCTCGCCGACCTGCCGCACTGCGGCGCCATCGGCAAAAATGCCGACCTGGTCCAACGTCACGCGGTAGTCCTGGCGCAGCGCCTCGTACATCGACGGCGCATCCTCGGGCTCGACGCCGATGACCCGGATATCCGGTCGCAACCGTTTGATGTACACGGCCATTCCAGCCACGAGCCCGCCGCCGCCCACGCAGACGAACACCGCGTCCAGCGGATCCGGATGCTGGCGCAGCAGTTCCATCGCGACCGTGCCCTGCCCGGCGATCACCGCCGGGTCATCGAACGGATGGATGAACGTGTAGCCGTGCTTCTCCTGCAGCATCCGGGCATGGGCCGACGCGTCGTCGAAGGAGTCGCCGTGCAGCACCGTCTTGCCACCCAGGCGCCGCACCGCATCGACCTTGATGCCGGGCGTGGTCACCGGCATCACGATCACCGCCTTGATCCCGAGACGGGACGCGGCCAGCGCGACGCCCTGCGCGTGGTTTCCGGCCGATGCGGCGATCACGCCACGCGCCCGCTGCTCGCCGGACAACTGCGCGATGCGGTTGTACGCCCCGCGCAGTTTGAACGAGAAGACCGGCTGCAGATCCTCGCGCTTGAGAAAGACCGACGACCCGAGGCGCTCGGACAGACCGGGCATCCGGTCCAGGGGCGTTTCGCGCGCGACGTCGTACACCCGCGCGGTAAGAATGCGTTCCAGATAAGGGTATGTCATCGACATCACGATACCATGCGGCAGGCGCCGGCCAGTACCGCTTGCCGGCGCCCTTGGACAGGAGCAGGCCCGCTGGGTATGCTCGTTCGGTTCGAACGACCTCCGGATGAGACCATGACACAGGACGAAATGAAAAAGGCCGTCGCCGAAGCGGCCGTCGAGTTCGTGCAGGGTGGCTGGGTGGTTGGCGTGGGCACCGGTTCCACGGCCAACCACTTCATCGACGTGCTCGCACGCATGAAGGGCAAGATCGACGGCGCGGTCGCCTCCAGCGAGGCCAGCGCCGAACGCCTGCGCGGGCACGGAATCGAGGTGCTGGACCTGAACAGCACGGGCCCGCTGCCGATTTACGTCGACGGCGCCGACGAGGCCACGCGCCACCTGCACCTGACCAAGGGCGGCGGCGGCGCGCTCACGCGCGAGAAGATCGTCGCGGCGGCTTCGGATCAGTTCGTCTGCGTGATCGACGAGACCAAGCAGGTCGACTACCTCGGAGCATTCCCGCTGCCGGTCGAGGTGATCCCGATGGCCCGCAGCCACGTCGCCCGCGTACTCACTGGCATGGGGGGCAACCCGGTCCTGCGCGAAGGCTTCCGCACCGACAACGGCAACGTGATCCTCGACGTGCACGGCCTGCGGATCATGAACCCGGTGGAACTCGAGAGCGAAATCGACCACATCGCCGGCGTGGTCAGCAACGGCCTGTTCGCCCGCCGGCCAGCCAACGTGCTGCTGGTCGGGACCCCGTCCGGGGTGCAGACGATTTCCGGCTGAACGTGCGCCCGCCGCGATCCGGTCGCTGCGGGAATACGCGAAACCCGCAGCCTTTACGGTGCTCCGTCAATAGTTCGGACGCTCGCCTGCGGAGACGGTTAGCGTGAAAGTCACGGCCTGTCTCGTGTCCCGGGCGACCCGTAGGGCGGAATAGCGCAGCGTCATCCGCCGTACGGCGTTCGCAGTGCCCAGGCGCCCGCGGCCATCCGAGCGCCAGCTGGCGGATGACGGCCTTCGGCCTTTTCCGCCCTACGCCTCTTTCATCATCGGGGGTGGCCACATAGGCCATGGTAGTTAGCGTGAAAGTCACGGCCTGTCTCGTGTCCCGGGCAACGCGTAGGGCGGAAAAGCGCAGCGTTATCCGCCGTACGGCGTTCGCAGTGCCCAGGCGCCCGCGGCAATCCGGGCGCCAGCTGGCGGATGACGGCCTTCGGCCTTTTCCGCCCTACGCCTCTTTCATCATCGGGGGTGGCCACACGGGTCATGGCAGTTAGCGTGAAAGTCACGGCCTGTCTCGTGTCCCGGGCGACCCGTAGGGCGGAATAGCGCAGCGTCATCCGCCGTACGGCGTTCGCAGTGCCCAGGCGCCCGCGGCCATCCGAGCGCCAGCTGGCGGATGACGGCCTTCGGCCTTTTCCGCCTACGCCTACTCAGACCCGATGCATCAGGAACGATACCGAAGGGTGTCGAGGCTCAGCATCGTGTCCGAATCCCGAAGCAGGAATAGCGCCACGCAGGCCGCCAGCATGGGCCACGCGGCGAAAAAGAGCAGGTTGTCGAACGCCGCCAGGTACTGCTGCCAGGAGGAGAACGTCGAGACTGCATGCATCGCGAGCACCAGCCCGTAGGTCCAGGCCCGATACAGCCCGGCCACGAAACCCAGCACCACGATGAGCTGCAGTACGCCGATCACGGCCAGCGCACCCGCGCCGAGGCCTTCCAGATGATAGAAATGCTCAAAGACCCGCGCCGCGTGGTCCGGTGCCACGAACTTGTCCAGTGTCCAGACGAACATCACGACGAAGACTCCGAGACGCAGCAACAACAGTGACACCCTCAGCCGTTTCTGCAATTCCATGACCATCGTTCCCCCTCGGTTTTCGATGCATTCGCTTCAAGGAAAGACCCCAAGGCCGGGGGGCGCACTACGTAATATCCGATAACCGCAGCGTGTCGGCTCGTTCGAAAGCTGCGCCCCTGCAGCATCGTCCGGTTCCTGCGTCGCCGGAACGGCCTGCCCTGGACGAGGAGTCGTCCACGCAGGGGGTCGCCGGCGTCGATATGCGCAAGCGCTGCGCCATAACACCGTCTGTTGGTACGGCCTCGCGCAGGAGGTGCCCCCGGACCCGGGACCCCGCACGCTCGAAGCCTCAAGACCTACGAATTCATACGTAGGGATCTGCGATCGCCCCGGTGGTTAACTGTTCTCGACGAAACGATTGGTCACCGCCGCTCCGCGTGATGCGGCAGACCTGGAAGCCAAACCAACCGCACGGGATACGACAAAGATGAAACGATTGGCTCGCTGGATGCATGACGCGCTCAACAGTACACGCAGCGTGGACTTTCTCGGACCCCTCGCGCTGCGCCTGTACCTTGCGCCGGTGTTCTGGGCTGCCGGCACCAACAAGCTGGACGGGCTGCTCCCGAACGCGGGGACCGTAGCCTGGTTCGGCAATCCGGACTGGGGGCTGGGCCTGCCGATGCCGTGGCTGATGGCCTTCCTCGCCGCCTATGCCGAGGTCCTCGGGGCGATCGCGCTACTGTTCGGGATCGCCATGCGCTGGTTCTCGATCCCGTTGATGATCACAATGGTTGTTGCGGCCGTCACCGTGCACTGGAAACACGGCTGGCAGACGATCTCCGACCCGATGATGTGCCTGTTCAACTGCGGTGCGACCGAGGAGGCCGCGGTACGGCTGGATCGGGCCCGCTCGATCCTTCAGGAACACGGCAACTACGACTGGCTGACCCAGAGTGGCAGCTTCGTGATCCTGAACAACGGCATT is a window from the Thioalkalivibrio paradoxus ARh 1 genome containing:
- a CDS encoding type I restriction-modification system subunit M, which gives rise to MNTENHSETAAWIWSVADLLRGDFKQSQYGRVILPFTLLRRLECVLEPTKDAVLAEAREHAGKSDSLRELLLLRAADQPFFNTSPLSLASLSDTQPGEDLMSYIESFSSHAREIFDHFHFEDYVEQLASNNLLYQVVQRFAAIDLRPARLSNFGMGLVFEELIRKFAESSNETAGEHFTPRDVVHLTTSLVLTGQDHKLKPHGIVTVYDPAAGTGGFLSESDEYIQQISQDVSVSLHGQELNPESYAICKADMLIKDQRVENIRLGNTLSDDQHAGEHFDYMLANPPFGVEWKKVQKQVTDEHQHQGFNGRFGPGLPRVSDGSLLFLLHLVSKMRDPREGGSRIGIVLNGSPLFTGGAGSGESEIRRYLLQHDMVEAIVGLPTDMFYNTGIATYIWLLNNRKPAERRGRVQLIDATKRYAKMRKSLGSKRQYIDDASIDAIVRSYGAFGESDNSKIFPVDAFGYRRITVERPLRLNFQASPERVERMLATKPIQKLGATTRLGVQAACERLDPARVYLNRETFLSELTAQLRALDVKLPAPALKALWTGLSERDPEADICTDRKGNPEPDSDLRDTENVPLGEDVFAYFEREVKPHVPDAWIDQDKRDEQDGEIGIVGFEIPFNRHFYVFQPPRPLEEIDADLKAVTTRIKQMIEELSG
- the ilvA gene encoding threonine ammonia-lyase, biosynthetic; translation: MTYPYLERILTARVYDVARETPLDRMPGLSERLGSSVFLKREDLQPVFSFKLRGAYNRIAQLSGEQRARGVIAASAGNHAQGVALAASRLGIKAVIVMPVTTPGIKVDAVRRLGGKTVLHGDSFDDASAHARMLQEKHGYTFIHPFDDPAVIAGQGTVAMELLRQHPDPLDAVFVCVGGGGLVAGMAVYIKRLRPDIRVIGVEPEDAPSMYEALRQDYRVTLDQVGIFADGAAVRQVGEETFRLAREHVDEVLLVDTDEICAAIKDVFDDTRVLAEPAGALSVAGLKKYVEREGLKDARLAAVLSGANINFDRLRHVAERAEIGEHREAVFAVTIPERPGSFRRFCKAIGRRGITEFNYRYSDDNEAQVFVGLKLERGDAEKQEVLDRLRADGYPILDMTDNEVAKLHLRHMVGGHASHVDNETLYRFEFPERPGALLNFLTRMGANWNISLFHYRNHGAAYGRVLVGMQVPEADGERFRRFLDELGYAWWDESDNPAYSLFLR
- the rpiA gene encoding ribose-5-phosphate isomerase RpiA — its product is MTQDEMKKAVAEAAVEFVQGGWVVGVGTGSTANHFIDVLARMKGKIDGAVASSEASAERLRGHGIEVLDLNSTGPLPIYVDGADEATRHLHLTKGGGGALTREKIVAAASDQFVCVIDETKQVDYLGAFPLPVEVIPMARSHVARVLTGMGGNPVLREGFRTDNGNVILDVHGLRIMNPVELESEIDHIAGVVSNGLFARRPANVLLVGTPSGVQTISG
- a CDS encoding HvfX family Cu-binding RiPP maturation protein, which encodes MKRLARWMHDALNSTRSVDFLGPLALRLYLAPVFWAAGTNKLDGLLPNAGTVAWFGNPDWGLGLPMPWLMAFLAAYAEVLGAIALLFGIAMRWFSIPLMITMVVAAVTVHWKHGWQTISDPMMCLFNCGATEEAAVRLDRARSILQEHGNYDWLTQSGSFVILNNGIEMAATYFVMLLVLFFYGAGRYLSVDHYAARWLRRD